In Rhododendron vialii isolate Sample 1 chromosome 9a, ASM3025357v1, the following are encoded in one genomic region:
- the LOC131301465 gene encoding uncharacterized protein LOC131301465: MEVKTDPSCEADDDVFYAELRRQILLLTLEDDDENAVFPKTRRLDAKGGAKQGSGSGVPAVRLPGSCFGWSENENSNAVPTWLVNLWRHGNGTGVFIPHIAKSRRRPKSERRNNARGRMYKPVANENE; the protein is encoded by the exons ATGGAAGTGAAAACAGATCCAAGTTGTGAAGCAGACGATGATGTTTTCTACGCGGAGCTCAGAAGACAAATTCTGCTTTTGACCTTGGAGGATGATGATGAAAATGCCGTATTTCCAAAAACCAGACGTTTGGATGCTAAAGGAGGCGCCAAACAGGGCTCAGGCAGCGGTGTGCCGGCTGTTCGACTCCCCGGAAGCTGTTTCGGTTGGTCGGAGAATGAGAACAGTAACGCAGTACCCACCTGGCTAGTAAACTTGTGGAGGCATGGGAATGGAACTGGGGTGTTCATACCTCATATCGCCAAATCCAGAAGACGGCCCAAATCCG AAAGAAGGAACAACGCAAGAGGAAGAATGTACAAGCCAGTGGCAAATGAGAATGAATGA
- the LOC131301001 gene encoding uncharacterized protein LOC131301001 translates to MWNKIVHLVDGFYYTTMFILEKLINCCFVLLGLFQMGKFGDAFILEKELEMQCIEIQRLHSKNQRLYHDEKYLQHQLHLRELAFDDLHKEQGKRTNAVIQKALEVVARVRTTKDELALARDAASRHLEENIALKKALEEAQKQLGEGISGDH, encoded by the exons ATGTGGAATAAGATTGTTCACTTGGTTGATGGCTTCTATTATACTACTATGTTTATATTGGAGAAGTTAATTAATTGTTGTTTTGTACTGTTAGGCTTATTTCAAA TGGGAAAATTTGGTGATGCATTCATCCTTGAGAAAGAACTTGAAATGCAGTGTATTGAAATACAAAGGCTTCATTCTAAAAATCAGAGGTTGTATCATGATGAGAAATATCTGCAACACCAACTTCATCTCAGGGAGCTTGCCTTTGATGATCTCCATaaagaacaaggaaaaaggACAAACGCTGTTATTCAGAAAGCTTTGGAAGTGGTAGCTCGTGTTCGGACCACCAAGGATGAGCTTGCACTTGCTA GAGATGCTGCTTCTCGCCATCTGGAAGAAAACATTGCGCTCAAGAAAGCGTTGGAGGAAGCTCAAAAGCAACTTGGAGAAGGGATCTCAGGGGACCATTGA